One part of the Desulfonema ishimotonii genome encodes these proteins:
- a CDS encoding DotU family type IV/VI secretion system protein produces MMPFVIELEHSILLKQFHEFYSEVIRRKQEIRENVHAPLAPKPHSSVSPAGESAYPVFIGLLEILENQEREVRQRSGEYGVRFYKEGQYVMTALADEIFLHMDWEGREEWKSNLLEYKLFDTYVAGERFFARLDELLRERSPAYAEMAAIYFLALSLGFRGKFRDEDDGGQLAFYRRQLYAFIFRTDPNLTDASRLLFPQPYKNIFSDGGSKRLPRVRWWIVLAVCGVIFLIISHAIWNHLTGDLIQIAEDIIQKSGNTN; encoded by the coding sequence ATGATGCCGTTCGTCATAGAACTGGAACATTCGATTCTTCTGAAACAGTTTCACGAATTTTACAGCGAGGTCATCCGCCGGAAACAGGAGATCCGGGAGAATGTTCACGCGCCGCTGGCGCCCAAACCGCATTCGTCAGTCTCTCCGGCGGGAGAGAGCGCCTACCCGGTCTTTATCGGCCTGCTGGAGATTTTGGAAAACCAGGAGCGGGAGGTCCGGCAGCGCAGCGGCGAATACGGGGTCCGGTTTTACAAGGAGGGCCAGTATGTGATGACTGCGCTGGCCGATGAGATCTTCCTTCACATGGACTGGGAGGGCCGGGAAGAGTGGAAATCGAACCTCCTGGAATACAAACTCTTTGACACCTATGTGGCGGGCGAGCGCTTTTTCGCCCGGCTGGACGAACTGCTCCGGGAGCGCAGCCCGGCCTATGCCGAGATGGCGGCCATCTATTTCCTGGCCCTGTCGCTTGGGTTCAGGGGAAAGTTCAGGGATGAGGATGACGGCGGCCAGCTCGCGTTCTACCGCAGACAACTGTACGCCTTTATCTTCCGGACAGACCCGAACCTGACCGATGCGTCGAGGCTCCTCTTTCCCCAGCCCTATAAAAACATCTTCTCCGACGGCGGAAGCAAACGGCTGCCACGGGTCCGGTGGTGGATCGTTCTGGCGGTCTGCGGGGTGATTTTCCTGATCATCTCACACGCCATATGGAATCACCTGACCGGCGACCTGATTCAGATCGCCGAGGATATCATTCAGAAAAGCGGCAACACCAACTGA